A single region of the Pyxidicoccus trucidator genome encodes:
- a CDS encoding response regulator: protein MPPLTVLITDDHTLVRQGIRALLAAQSDIEVVGDAATGEAAVELAREHAPDVALVDVLMPGMGGIETTRRLKEASPRTQVLMLTSSHDAEHIVPALRAGALSYLLKDASAEELVQAVRRAAAGEATLHPRVAGQVVRLLREPSRERPPAHSELSEREREVLLLIADGASNADIATRLGVSEKTVKSHVSNILGKLHLDDRTQAAVFAWREGLKQR from the coding sequence ATGCCGCCACTCACCGTCCTCATCACCGATGACCACACGCTGGTCCGCCAGGGCATCCGCGCGCTGCTGGCGGCGCAGTCCGACATCGAAGTGGTGGGCGACGCGGCCACGGGCGAGGCCGCCGTGGAGCTGGCGCGCGAGCACGCTCCGGACGTGGCGCTCGTGGACGTGCTGATGCCGGGCATGGGAGGCATCGAGACCACGCGGCGGCTGAAGGAGGCCAGCCCCCGCACCCAGGTGTTGATGCTCACGTCCTCGCACGACGCGGAGCACATCGTCCCCGCGCTGCGTGCCGGTGCGCTCTCCTACCTCCTCAAGGACGCGAGCGCCGAGGAGCTGGTGCAGGCCGTGCGCCGCGCGGCGGCGGGTGAGGCCACCCTGCACCCGCGCGTCGCCGGCCAGGTGGTGCGCCTGCTGCGCGAGCCCTCACGGGAGCGGCCTCCCGCGCACTCGGAGCTGAGTGAGCGTGAGCGCGAGGTGCTGCTGCTCATCGCCGACGGCGCCTCCAACGCGGACATCGCCACGCGGCTGGGCGTGTCCGAGAAGACGGTGAAGTCCCACGTGAGCAACATCCTGGGCAAGCTGCACCTGGATGACCGCACCCAGGCCGCCGTCTTCGCCTGGCGCGAGGGCCTGAAGCAGCGCTGA
- a CDS encoding MopE-related protein, producing MRKRSPNAGQRYFPCYVVAVSLAVMSCSESSLKAEDGSALTSTSQTLAPVNDRMSVGAGDHHSLFVRTNGEVWASGQNTQGQLGTGASSTTPVPLPRKVRGLPAIRMAAAGAAHSLALDVNGRVWAWGANGSGQVGNGQVGAAVLAPIQVPLLSGIRAIAAGGHTSLALGTDGRVWAWGQNTEGQLGNGGTSAAVASPGLVAGLSVIRSVSAGRNHVLALGTDGRIWGWGQNTYGQVGTGNTSSPVVSPTLMASAPLAKAIAAGGGHSLLIADDGPDSRLWAWGRNDYGQVGNGVASAAPVLQPAWVSNNVFVVTDIAAGESFSLLIMADVGFVKAWGRNAEGQLGAGDTVDSPNPVNVLVGGNQLAYGKALFAGANHAFVLHDDCEPPSPFDPAKPPVWGWGDNTQGQLATGNTASAPTTAPVAGLLKIYHRDADGDGFGSDIEYLATSSCAQPADHLSDAGDCNDSNAAVRPGASDICDGLDNNCDGAVDDGQVSQTWYQDQDGDGYGNAATAMQSCQQPSGHVTVAGDCNDSNASIRPGASEVCDGADNNCNGAADEGVGSTWYRDQDGDGYGNPSNSRDRCSQPSGYVSDDRDCNDSNASIRPGAAEVCDGVDNNCNGAADENGSQVFYRDADGDGWGNGQRPTYACFQPAGYVVNASDCNDSDANTGQPRLWYKDFDNDGYDHAGQALYACSSPGGYRDSSNGADCHDGNSSIHPGAPEVCDGLDNDCDGQADEGTPQNWYYHDGDGDGFGNPVSRHPHQDCRPPPNHVTDNTDCNDSYANMYPGGIEVCDGLDNNCNWVADEGLPACF from the coding sequence GTGAGAAAACGAAGTCCCAACGCGGGGCAGCGCTACTTCCCCTGTTACGTGGTGGCCGTGTCGCTGGCGGTCATGAGCTGCAGCGAGTCCAGCCTGAAGGCCGAGGATGGGTCAGCACTGACCAGCACAAGCCAGACACTGGCTCCGGTGAATGACCGGATGTCGGTGGGCGCGGGCGACCACCACTCGCTGTTCGTGCGAACGAATGGCGAGGTCTGGGCCTCGGGCCAGAACACGCAGGGACAGCTGGGCACCGGAGCCTCCAGCACGACTCCCGTTCCCCTGCCCCGGAAGGTGCGAGGGCTTCCCGCCATCCGGATGGCGGCAGCGGGCGCCGCCCACTCGCTGGCATTGGACGTGAATGGCCGGGTGTGGGCCTGGGGTGCGAATGGCTCCGGACAGGTGGGCAACGGGCAGGTGGGGGCCGCCGTGCTGGCCCCCATCCAGGTGCCCCTCCTCTCCGGCATCCGGGCCATCGCGGCGGGAGGCCACACCTCGCTCGCGCTGGGAACGGACGGGCGGGTGTGGGCCTGGGGACAGAACACGGAAGGACAGCTGGGCAATGGCGGAACCAGCGCCGCTGTCGCTTCTCCTGGCCTCGTGGCGGGGCTGTCCGTCATCCGCTCCGTCTCCGCGGGCCGGAACCACGTGCTCGCGCTGGGGACGGACGGGCGAATCTGGGGCTGGGGTCAGAACACCTACGGCCAGGTCGGCACTGGCAATACGAGCTCTCCGGTGGTGTCCCCCACCCTGATGGCGAGCGCCCCGCTGGCCAAGGCCATTGCAGCGGGCGGAGGACACTCCCTGCTGATTGCCGACGACGGCCCCGACAGCCGCCTGTGGGCCTGGGGCCGGAACGACTACGGGCAGGTGGGCAACGGCGTCGCCAGCGCCGCTCCCGTGCTGCAGCCCGCATGGGTGAGCAACAACGTGTTCGTCGTCACGGACATCGCCGCGGGGGAGTCCTTCTCCCTGCTCATCATGGCGGATGTCGGCTTCGTGAAGGCGTGGGGCCGGAACGCGGAGGGACAGCTGGGGGCTGGCGACACCGTGGACAGTCCCAATCCGGTGAATGTGCTGGTGGGTGGGAACCAGCTGGCGTACGGGAAGGCCCTCTTCGCCGGCGCGAATCACGCGTTCGTGCTGCATGACGACTGCGAGCCGCCGTCACCGTTCGACCCCGCGAAGCCTCCAGTCTGGGGATGGGGCGACAACACCCAGGGCCAGCTCGCGACTGGCAATACCGCCTCCGCGCCGACGACGGCTCCGGTGGCGGGCCTCCTCAAAATCTATCATCGGGACGCGGACGGGGACGGCTTCGGGAGCGACATCGAGTACCTGGCGACGAGCAGCTGTGCACAGCCCGCCGACCACCTGTCCGACGCTGGCGACTGCAACGACTCCAACGCGGCCGTCAGGCCCGGCGCTTCCGACATCTGCGACGGGCTCGACAACAACTGCGATGGCGCGGTGGACGACGGGCAGGTGAGTCAGACGTGGTACCAGGACCAGGACGGGGATGGCTACGGCAACGCCGCCACCGCCATGCAGAGCTGCCAGCAGCCGTCCGGCCACGTCACGGTCGCCGGTGACTGCAACGACTCCAACGCCAGCATCCGTCCCGGCGCCTCCGAGGTCTGCGACGGAGCGGACAACAACTGCAACGGCGCGGCGGACGAGGGCGTGGGCTCGACGTGGTACCGGGACCAGGACGGAGATGGCTACGGCAATCCGAGCAACTCCCGGGACCGCTGCTCGCAGCCCTCGGGCTACGTCTCGGACGACAGAGACTGCAACGACTCCAACGCCAGCATCCGTCCTGGTGCCGCCGAGGTCTGCGACGGGGTGGACAACAACTGCAATGGCGCGGCGGACGAGAACGGCAGCCAGGTCTTCTATCGCGATGCGGACGGCGACGGCTGGGGCAACGGCCAGCGGCCGACCTACGCCTGCTTTCAGCCTGCCGGCTACGTGGTGAACGCCAGCGACTGCAACGACAGCGACGCGAACACCGGCCAGCCCCGCCTCTGGTACAAGGACTTCGACAACGATGGCTATGACCACGCGGGCCAGGCGCTGTATGCCTGCTCGAGCCCAGGGGGCTACAGGGACAGCAGCAATGGCGCCGACTGCCACGATGGCAATTCGAGCATCCATCCCGGAGCCCCCGAGGTCTGCGATGGGCTGGACAACGACTGCGACGGGCAGGCGGACGAAGGCACGCCCCAGAACTGGTACTACCACGACGGTGACGGCGATGGATTCGGCAACCCCGTCAGCCGTCATCCTCATCAGGACTGCCGCCCCCCTCCCAACCATGTCACGGACAACACGGACTGCAATGACTCGTACGCCAACATGTACCCAGGCGGAATCGAAGTGTGCGACGGCCTGGACAACAACTGTAACTGGGTGGCAGACGAAGGACTTCCCGCCTGTTTTTAA
- a CDS encoding PAS domain-containing sensor histidine kinase — translation MRPPLPPPPAEDLETFAQRLRVVADAAPVMLAYVDAAERYLYANTAYAAWFNLPREAMLGRTVREVVGDAAYELLRPAVHVALAGQRVHFERPVPYSGGTRCINATYVPHVQPDGYVAGYVSTVLDVTERIRAEEERERTSRFREHFLGVVSHDLRNPLSAILLGANALLHAGTLDERQGRVVARIARSAAGMERMIADLLDFTRVRLGGGFPLEPVPTHLDALCLEVLEELEVAWPARELRGLLAPMPPGRWDRNRLTQVVSNLVGNALQHSPEGTPVTVTTRAEGSLAVLEVHNEGAAIPPELRAHLFEPFRRGEHTPGRRGLGLGLYIAHEIVRAHGGGLAVRSAGEEGTTFTVRLPLHLASR, via the coding sequence TTGCGCCCCCCACTTCCGCCACCGCCCGCCGAGGACCTGGAGACCTTCGCGCAGCGGCTGCGCGTGGTCGCGGACGCGGCGCCGGTGATGCTGGCGTACGTGGACGCGGCGGAGCGCTACCTCTACGCCAACACGGCCTATGCGGCGTGGTTCAACCTCCCCCGCGAGGCGATGCTCGGCCGCACCGTGCGCGAGGTGGTGGGAGACGCGGCCTACGAGCTGCTGCGCCCCGCCGTGCACGTCGCGCTCGCGGGCCAGCGCGTCCACTTCGAGCGGCCCGTGCCCTACAGCGGCGGCACGCGCTGCATCAACGCCACCTATGTGCCGCACGTGCAGCCGGACGGCTACGTCGCGGGCTACGTCAGCACCGTGCTGGACGTCACCGAGCGCATCCGCGCGGAGGAGGAGCGCGAGCGCACCTCGCGCTTCCGGGAGCACTTCCTCGGCGTGGTGAGCCACGATTTGCGCAACCCGCTGAGCGCCATCCTCCTCGGGGCCAACGCGCTGCTGCACGCGGGCACGCTGGACGAGCGCCAGGGCCGCGTGGTGGCCCGCATCGCCCGGAGCGCCGCCGGCATGGAGCGCATGATTGCCGATCTGCTGGACTTCACCCGCGTGCGGCTGGGAGGCGGCTTCCCGCTGGAGCCGGTGCCCACGCACCTGGACGCGCTGTGCCTGGAGGTGCTCGAAGAGCTGGAGGTGGCCTGGCCCGCGCGCGAGCTGCGCGGCCTGCTCGCGCCGATGCCTCCGGGGCGGTGGGACCGGAACCGGCTCACCCAGGTGGTGTCCAACCTGGTGGGCAACGCGCTCCAGCACAGCCCGGAGGGCACGCCGGTCACCGTCACGACGCGGGCCGAGGGCTCCCTGGCGGTGCTGGAGGTCCACAACGAGGGCGCCGCGATTCCTCCGGAGCTGCGCGCGCACCTCTTCGAGCCCTTCCGCCGCGGCGAGCACACGCCGGGACGGCGGGGGCTGGGCCTGGGGCTCTATATCGCCCACGAAATCGTGCGTGCGCACGGCGGAGGTCTCGCCGTGCGCTCCGCCGGGGAGGAAGGAACCACCTTCACCGTGCGGCTGCCGCTGCACCTGGCGTCGCGGTAG
- a CDS encoding glycosyltransferase family 4 protein yields MSSPTPPGTGIVYASFDRFPAPKGAAVHIRAFVEALGAAFGGVDLLALRDGSTASAGPLALSEGVTYHPLEARGRNLVEQALSFRSHLAAWWRERPRAAVVHVRSIFEGYPVARRKESLTDALVFEVNGLPSIELKYHHPDVAEDMELLRKLVAQEDLCLARADLLVTPSEVTAEYLVKRGADASRVRVIPNGVDLEVFRYAPPRAQEAGRPVRLLYSGTMTSWQGVHHAIEACRLLRRELPTVLTLVGPLRRNGRRALLERCGDLLLEGAVELLEPLPQAELARLHHACDVVLVPLPVNDRNCEQGCCPLKLLEAMATGTPVVASNLPVVRTLAGPEEVLLIRPGSAKAIAEAVKALRADAALGPALSARARARVERDFPWGRAQDALVSAYEQAFGLTRKTPLQDSPGWAAG; encoded by the coding sequence GTGTCCTCCCCCACCCCGCCCGGCACCGGCATCGTCTACGCATCGTTCGACCGCTTCCCCGCGCCGAAAGGGGCGGCGGTGCACATCCGCGCCTTCGTGGAGGCGCTGGGCGCGGCGTTCGGCGGGGTGGACCTGCTGGCGCTCCGGGACGGAAGCACCGCGAGCGCGGGCCCGCTCGCACTCTCCGAGGGCGTGACGTACCACCCGCTGGAGGCACGGGGCAGGAACCTGGTGGAGCAGGCGCTGTCCTTCCGCTCGCACCTGGCGGCTTGGTGGCGCGAGAGGCCGAGGGCGGCGGTGGTGCACGTGCGCTCCATCTTCGAGGGCTACCCGGTGGCCCGGAGGAAGGAGTCGCTGACGGACGCGCTGGTCTTCGAGGTGAACGGGCTGCCGTCGATTGAGCTGAAGTACCACCACCCGGACGTGGCGGAGGACATGGAGCTGCTGCGCAAGCTGGTGGCGCAGGAGGACCTGTGCCTCGCGCGCGCGGACCTGCTGGTGACGCCGAGCGAGGTGACGGCGGAGTACCTCGTGAAGCGAGGCGCGGACGCGAGCCGCGTGCGGGTGATTCCGAACGGGGTGGACCTGGAGGTGTTCCGCTACGCGCCGCCGCGAGCGCAGGAGGCAGGCCGGCCGGTGCGGCTGCTGTACAGCGGGACGATGACGTCGTGGCAGGGCGTGCACCACGCCATCGAGGCGTGCCGGCTGCTGCGGCGCGAGCTGCCCACGGTGCTGACGCTGGTGGGCCCGCTGCGGAGGAACGGGCGGCGCGCACTGCTGGAGCGCTGCGGAGACCTGCTGCTGGAGGGCGCGGTGGAATTGCTGGAGCCCCTGCCGCAGGCGGAGCTGGCGCGGCTGCACCACGCGTGTGACGTGGTGCTGGTGCCGCTGCCGGTGAACGACCGCAACTGCGAGCAGGGCTGCTGCCCGCTGAAGCTGCTGGAGGCGATGGCGACGGGCACCCCCGTGGTGGCCAGCAACCTCCCCGTGGTGCGTACGCTGGCCGGGCCGGAGGAGGTGCTGCTCATCCGCCCGGGCTCGGCGAAGGCGATTGCCGAGGCGGTGAAGGCGCTGCGAGCGGATGCGGCGCTCGGGCCTGCACTGAGCGCGAGGGCAAGAGCGCGAGTGGAGCGCGACTTCCCCTGGGGCCGGGCGCAGGACGCGCTGGTGAGCGCCTATGAGCAGGCTTTCGGGCTGACGCGGAAGACGCCGCTCCAGGACAGCCCCGGCTGGGCGGCGGGCTGA
- a CDS encoding HAMP domain-containing sensor histidine kinase, producing the protein MSLRAWLAATMGLLALLTLMAATSLVVLTGVLDRSAATLGNSVEGVRLAEEVEVRLLSHDRLLRESLLSVPMDTGRASRAQLEATLLPHLDEIWHIAASDAERALVDAIRGHIETYLAERRVRSQGKVGPSLEAALDGLEQVIEINVAEARAAREEAARWNSLANTVGLAFCVLLLAGVVAGTFLLRGIALQPLRDISQAMRRFGSGRKRTRAPEAGPTELRDMARTFNEMANSLAHQQEQQLAFLAGVAHELRNPLSALKLSTALPGRGGAPLTPERMERTLALVGRQVDRLDRMVGDLLDSTRIEAGKLELRPEVRDARELAREVVELYRSGASGHVLQLSLPDTPVLVRGDPARLEQVLHNLVSNALKYSPGGSRVDVAVLRVGEEVLLSVRDEGIGISEDEKRLLFAPFQRAGNAKQRAPGVGLGLSVARRIVEAHGGYIEVDSQPGTGSVFRVRLPLASAEVRLPEGIPGPSSPQPPEGTLH; encoded by the coding sequence ATGAGCCTCCGTGCGTGGCTCGCTGCCACCATGGGCCTGCTGGCCCTGCTGACGCTGATGGCCGCCACCTCGCTCGTGGTGCTGACGGGCGTGCTGGACCGCTCCGCGGCCACGCTCGGCAACTCCGTGGAGGGCGTGCGGCTGGCGGAGGAGGTGGAGGTCCGCCTGCTCTCCCATGACCGGCTGCTCCGGGAGAGTCTCCTCTCGGTGCCCATGGACACCGGCCGCGCCTCGCGAGCGCAGCTGGAGGCGACGCTGCTGCCGCACCTCGACGAGATCTGGCACATCGCCGCCTCCGATGCCGAGCGGGCGCTGGTGGACGCGATTCGCGGCCACATCGAAACCTACCTCGCGGAGCGGCGGGTCCGGTCCCAGGGGAAGGTCGGGCCCTCGCTCGAGGCCGCGCTGGATGGGCTGGAGCAGGTCATCGAAATCAACGTGGCCGAGGCCCGGGCCGCGCGCGAGGAGGCGGCGCGGTGGAACAGCCTGGCCAACACGGTGGGGCTGGCGTTCTGTGTGCTGCTGCTGGCGGGCGTGGTGGCCGGCACCTTCCTGCTGAGAGGCATCGCCCTGCAGCCCCTGCGCGACATCAGCCAGGCCATGCGCCGCTTCGGCTCCGGCCGCAAGCGCACCCGCGCGCCCGAGGCGGGGCCGACGGAGCTGCGCGACATGGCGCGCACCTTCAACGAGATGGCCAACAGCCTGGCCCACCAGCAGGAGCAGCAGCTGGCCTTCCTCGCCGGGGTGGCCCACGAGCTGCGCAACCCGCTGTCCGCCCTCAAGCTGTCCACCGCCCTGCCGGGCCGGGGCGGCGCCCCGCTCACGCCGGAGCGCATGGAGCGCACCCTGGCGCTGGTGGGCCGGCAGGTGGACAGGCTGGACCGCATGGTGGGGGATTTGCTCGACTCCACGCGCATCGAGGCCGGCAAGCTGGAGCTGCGGCCGGAGGTGCGTGACGCGCGGGAGCTGGCGCGGGAGGTGGTGGAGCTCTACCGCTCGGGGGCCAGCGGGCATGTCCTCCAGCTCTCCCTGCCGGACACGCCGGTGCTGGTGCGCGGGGACCCGGCGCGGTTGGAGCAGGTGCTGCACAACCTGGTCAGCAATGCGCTGAAGTACTCGCCAGGGGGAAGCCGCGTGGACGTGGCCGTGCTCCGCGTGGGGGAAGAGGTGCTCCTGTCGGTGAGGGACGAGGGCATCGGCATCTCCGAGGACGAGAAGCGCCTGCTCTTCGCTCCGTTCCAGCGCGCGGGGAACGCGAAGCAGCGGGCGCCCGGGGTGGGGCTCGGGCTGTCCGTGGCCCGCCGCATCGTCGAGGCGCATGGGGGGTACATCGAGGTGGACAGCCAGCCCGGCACCGGCTCCGTGTTCAGGGTGCGCCTGCCGCTCGCCTCCGCGGAGGTCCGGCTCCCCGAGGGGATTCCCGGTCCGTCCAGCCCGCAGCCTCCGGAGGGGACGCTGCACTGA
- a CDS encoding histidine kinase — MRPLRPWQRLQWRLTLACVGATLGLALLLVGVLLALAGNYLLRSQGMAVDVAAEVLGKGMVLAPALAATPPDVGAMERILFRELAQEDSSSVAQENAVEVEIRLGGPSAGTVGVLDAKGTPLLAVDFSRAGVSRAEAFRPSAEEAVLIGRALSGVTAPESLGLRGENGGLVAAVPVRGAGGQVLGAVVARMTPPMRPRDFVGSVLGFVLALGVPLVLLGTAVGLVVGALSARRLLAGLRPLTSAADAWARGELDVVASVPPGDELAVLADRLNQMAGQLRAVVGLRQELAAREERDRLARDLHDTVKQHLFAAAMQLGAAKAHLPRQPERAEACLTEASELVGTSQRELVSLLQELRPRSLEGPWPESLRQQVEAWSARTGISADVRLDAGALPPPVAEALLRILQEALANVGRHSGASRVRVWLGSTGPSRQALVVEDDGRGLPAERRGGMGLDIMRERAEALPGGHFRLGPGEALPGLRLEAAFTAHTGPQRGA; from the coding sequence ATGCGTCCCTTGCGTCCCTGGCAGCGGTTGCAGTGGCGGCTCACGCTCGCCTGCGTGGGCGCCACGCTGGGCCTCGCGTTGCTGCTCGTCGGGGTGCTGCTGGCTTTGGCCGGCAACTACCTGCTCCGCTCGCAGGGCATGGCGGTGGACGTGGCGGCGGAGGTGCTCGGCAAGGGGATGGTGCTGGCTCCGGCGCTGGCGGCGACGCCCCCGGACGTGGGCGCGATGGAGCGCATCCTCTTCCGCGAGCTGGCCCAGGAGGATTCGTCTTCGGTTGCGCAGGAGAACGCGGTGGAGGTGGAGATTCGCCTCGGCGGCCCCAGCGCGGGCACCGTGGGCGTGCTCGATGCGAAGGGCACGCCCTTGCTGGCGGTGGACTTCTCCCGCGCGGGCGTGTCGCGCGCGGAGGCCTTCCGTCCGTCGGCGGAGGAGGCGGTGCTCATCGGCCGGGCGCTGTCCGGCGTCACGGCGCCGGAGTCCCTGGGGCTGCGCGGTGAGAATGGGGGCCTGGTGGCGGCGGTGCCGGTGCGGGGAGCGGGCGGCCAGGTGCTGGGCGCGGTGGTGGCGCGGATGACGCCGCCGATGCGGCCGAGGGACTTCGTGGGCTCGGTGCTCGGGTTCGTCCTCGCGCTGGGCGTGCCGCTGGTGCTGCTGGGCACGGCCGTGGGGCTGGTGGTGGGTGCGCTCAGCGCGCGCCGGCTGCTGGCGGGGCTGCGGCCCCTGACGTCCGCCGCGGATGCGTGGGCGCGGGGGGAGCTGGACGTGGTGGCGTCCGTGCCGCCCGGGGACGAGCTGGCCGTGCTGGCCGACAGGCTCAACCAGATGGCCGGGCAGCTGCGCGCCGTGGTGGGGCTGCGGCAGGAGCTGGCCGCCCGAGAGGAGCGGGACAGGCTGGCGAGGGACCTGCACGACACGGTGAAGCAGCACCTGTTCGCGGCGGCGATGCAGCTGGGCGCGGCGAAGGCGCATCTGCCGCGCCAGCCCGAGCGCGCCGAGGCCTGCCTCACCGAGGCCAGTGAGCTGGTGGGCACCTCGCAGCGCGAGCTGGTGTCCCTGCTGCAGGAGCTGCGGCCCCGCTCGCTGGAGGGCCCGTGGCCCGAGTCGCTCCGTCAGCAGGTGGAGGCGTGGTCCGCGCGCACGGGGATTTCCGCCGACGTGCGGCTGGACGCGGGGGCGCTGCCGCCGCCTGTCGCGGAGGCGCTGCTGCGCATCCTTCAAGAGGCGCTGGCGAACGTGGGGCGGCACAGCGGCGCGAGCCGGGTGCGCGTGTGGCTGGGGAGCACCGGGCCGTCACGCCAGGCGCTCGTGGTGGAGGATGACGGGCGCGGGCTGCCGGCCGAGCGCCGTGGCGGCATGGGCCTGGACATCATGCGCGAGCGCGCGGAGGCCCTGCCGGGCGGGCACTTCCGGCTGGGGCCGGGTGAGGCCCTGCCGGGGCTGCGCCTCGAGGCGGCCTTCACCGCGCACACCGGACCTCAGAGGGGGGCGTGA
- a CDS encoding serine/threonine protein kinase, with translation MDIISQPVRTLKFDGFWRWLQEHTHCILRCGSVDAMLYDHDDFHWALLEEERQYVVQVLKGKVLVGELVMAGREVTEVNVAPDPDTGTQGHILVELMGGPKEDPQVLYHFVMAHGIDPAPGHKDLKH, from the coding sequence ATGGACATCATCTCCCAGCCGGTACGCACCCTGAAATTCGATGGCTTCTGGCGCTGGCTCCAGGAACACACGCACTGCATCCTGCGGTGTGGCTCCGTCGACGCCATGCTCTATGACCACGACGACTTCCACTGGGCGCTGCTGGAAGAGGAGCGCCAGTACGTGGTGCAGGTCCTCAAGGGCAAGGTGCTGGTGGGCGAGCTGGTGATGGCGGGCCGCGAAGTCACCGAGGTGAACGTGGCGCCGGACCCGGACACGGGCACCCAGGGACACATCCTGGTGGAGCTGATGGGCGGACCGAAGGAAGACCCGCAGGTGCTCTACCACTTCGTCATGGCGCACGGCATCGACCCGGCGCCGGGCCACAAGGACCTCAAGCACTGA
- a CDS encoding glycosyltransferase, translated as MATHPRVLLLAERFPPDIGGLARSGARTAGSLVKLGAQVDVLAWTRTAAPGSLQTVDDAGSVTPFARGVTLHRLGLFGSLDLSMQHTLDVLGYLHAKRRYDLVWGHYLSPPGFLAVVFAESAGIASTVSARGNDVDQLMFPPGDFARLLWTLQRADVLTAASADLGRKMAMLLGKDPGVEVIPNAVDTEVFSPGPADPALRARLGIADGEVVLGFSGELRHKKGLPFLLSALTEVRRARPACLLVIGEVRPRDAEHLVAFRAEHPEDAARILISGPLDTPEAIAAHLRLCDVYLQPSLWEGMPNALLEAMACARPVIASDAGGIPEAVDHARSGFIVPKALLNHLGQACLDVLSLPPEHRAALGTAARQRIEAGFQADAEAEVLRRVLARALPEGRRSS; from the coding sequence ATGGCCACCCATCCCCGCGTCCTCCTCCTCGCCGAGCGCTTCCCTCCGGACATTGGCGGCCTGGCCCGCAGTGGCGCGCGGACGGCGGGCTCGCTGGTGAAGCTGGGGGCGCAGGTGGACGTGCTCGCGTGGACGCGGACGGCGGCCCCCGGCTCCCTTCAGACGGTGGACGACGCGGGGAGCGTCACCCCCTTCGCGCGGGGCGTCACCCTGCACCGGCTGGGGCTGTTCGGCAGCCTGGACCTGTCGATGCAGCACACTCTCGACGTACTCGGGTACCTGCATGCGAAGCGGCGGTATGACCTGGTGTGGGGCCACTACCTGTCGCCGCCCGGGTTCCTCGCCGTCGTCTTCGCGGAGTCCGCGGGCATCGCCTCCACCGTCAGCGCCCGGGGCAATGACGTGGACCAGCTCATGTTCCCTCCCGGGGACTTCGCCAGGCTGCTGTGGACGCTCCAGCGCGCGGACGTGCTCACCGCCGCGTCCGCGGACCTGGGGCGGAAGATGGCGATGCTGCTCGGGAAGGACCCGGGCGTCGAAGTGATTCCCAATGCCGTGGACACCGAGGTCTTCTCTCCGGGGCCCGCGGACCCGGCGCTCCGCGCGCGCCTGGGGATTGCGGACGGGGAGGTGGTGCTCGGGTTCTCCGGCGAGCTGCGCCACAAGAAGGGGCTGCCGTTCCTGCTCTCCGCGCTCACGGAGGTGCGGCGTGCGCGGCCGGCGTGCCTGCTCGTCATCGGTGAGGTCCGGCCTCGTGACGCCGAGCACCTCGTCGCCTTCCGCGCCGAGCACCCCGAGGATGCCGCGCGCATCCTCATCTCCGGGCCGCTCGACACGCCCGAGGCCATTGCCGCGCACCTGCGGCTCTGCGACGTGTATCTCCAGCCGTCACTCTGGGAGGGCATGCCCAATGCGTTGCTGGAGGCGATGGCGTGCGCGCGTCCCGTCATCGCCAGTGACGCCGGGGGGATTCCCGAGGCGGTGGACCATGCGCGCAGTGGCTTCATCGTGCCCAAAGCGCTGCTCAACCACCTGGGGCAGGCGTGCCTGGATGTGTTGTCGCTTCCTCCCGAGCACCGGGCCGCGCTCGGCACCGCCGCGCGCCAGCGAATCGAGGCGGGCTTTCAGGCCGATGCCGAGGCCGAGGTGCTCCGGCGTGTGCTGGCTCGTGCCCTGCCGGAGGGGCGACGCTCTTCCTGA